In the Rubrivivax gelatinosus IL144 genome, GCGGCGCTGGAGACCGAGGAGGCCGACGATGCCGCTTGACGCCTTCGACCGCGAGCTGATCGCCGCCACGCAGGGCGGGCTGCCGCTGGTGCCGCGGCCTTACGAAGCCGTCGGCGCGATGCTCGGCGTGCCGGGCGAACGTGTGCGCGAACGCCTGGCGCAGATGCTCGAGCAAGGCCTGGTGCGCCGCATCGGCGCCGTGCCCAACCACTACGCGCTGGGTTTCACCGCCAACGGCATGAGCGTCTGGGACGTCGCCGACGACCAGGTCGACGCGCTCGGCGAACGCATCGGCGCGCTGGCCGGCGTCAGCCACTGCTACCGCCGCCCGCGCCATCTGCCGGCCTGGCCCTACAACCTGTTCGCGATGCTTCACGGCCGCAGCCGCGCCGAAGTCGAGGCCCAGGCCCGCGAGGTCGAAACGCTGCTCGGCAGCGCCTGCCGCGGCCACGACATCCTCTATTCCACCGCGATCCTCAAGAAGACAGGCTTGCGCTTGTCGGGAGCCTGACCATGTTCCGCATCAGCCAGTACCTGCGTGAACTCGACGCCGCGATCCGCTCCGGCGCCTGGCCGGCGGTGCGCACGCCGCGCCCCTCGGGCCCGGTCGTCATCTGGAACCTGATCCG is a window encoding:
- the ahbB gene encoding siroheme decarboxylase subunit beta, producing MPLDAFDRELIAATQGGLPLVPRPYEAVGAMLGVPGERVRERLAQMLEQGLVRRIGAVPNHYALGFTANGMSVWDVADDQVDALGERIGALAGVSHCYRRPRHLPAWPYNLFAMLHGRSRAEVEAQAREVETLLGSACRGHDILYSTAILKKTGLRLSGA